One Oceanibaculum indicum P24 genomic window, CTGAACCGGGAAGGCGAAACCCACACCTACGATATGCTGATCGCGATGAATTCGGCGATCAATGCGCGATTCTCCTACGCACGGCGCTACGATCTCGGCACCCAGCCGCCGCTGGAGACGCTGCGCAAGGGTAGCGGCAGCTGCCGGGACTTCGCGCTGCTGATGATGGAAGCGGTACGCAGCCTCGGCCTCGCTGCCCGGTTCGTCTCCGGCTATCTCTATGATCCGGTCCTGGATGGCGGCAGCGAGTCCATGGTCGGCGCCGGCGAGACGCATGCCTGGGTCCAGGTCTATCTGCCGGGTGCCGGCTGGGTGGAGTTCGACCCGACGAACGGGCTGATCGGCGGCGCCAACCTGATCCGCGTCGCGGTGGCGCGTGATCCGTCCCAGGCGGTTCCGCTGCAGGGCTCCTTCTTCGGTGCCGCCAGCGACTTCATCGATATGGAAGTGAAGGTGACGGTCACCGCCCGCCAGGCAGGGCAGGGGGCTTCCCCGACATCAC contains:
- a CDS encoding transglutaminase family protein; protein product: MQHLTVEHSTIYRYARPVRFGEHRLMFRPRDSHDIRLISTGIKITPPAEIRWLHDVFNNSIAIASFSDMADTLEFVSTITLEHYGGDYPDLTLAPYARIFPFTYSGEEMADLGRTLERHYEDPEHEVLEWARQFLNREGETHTYDMLIAMNSAINARFSYARRYDLGTQPPLETLRKGSGSCRDFALLMMEAVRSLGLAARFVSGYLYDPVLDGGSESMVGAGETHAWVQVYLPGAGWVEFDPTNGLIGGANLIRVAVARDPSQAVPLQGSFFGAASDFIDMEVKVTVTARQAGQGASPTSRPLVATL